Proteins encoded within one genomic window of Pigmentiphaga sp. H8:
- a CDS encoding tripartite tricarboxylate transporter substrate binding protein: protein MVLAVASLSFAAAAFSAYPERPVKIVLPYPPGGGGDLVLRNLQQALEKQLGQPVIVDYKAGAAGNIGTLDVVNAAPDGYTLLMGPTNNFVINQFLFPKMGFDPLAALTPVSLLVEQPYLVTIAGALPARDYAGFADYAKAHPGKLNYGSPGAGTVPHVSALMLSDQLGARMVHVPYKGSQPGVQALVANDVQLLIASYGIVAGQVAAGRIRAVAVAADQRLPALPQVPTTGEVGLPPGVILANWWGIAAPRGTDPAIVERLAGAFRAAVNDPDVQRKFVEQGTLPIANSPAQFAGRLRDEARAWKDIIARTGVTIE from the coding sequence TTGGTCCTGGCCGTCGCCAGCCTGTCGTTCGCCGCCGCCGCCTTCTCCGCCTATCCCGAGCGGCCGGTCAAGATCGTCCTGCCCTATCCGCCCGGCGGCGGCGGGGACCTGGTGCTGCGCAACCTGCAGCAGGCCCTGGAGAAGCAGCTCGGGCAGCCCGTCATCGTCGACTACAAGGCCGGCGCGGCGGGCAACATCGGCACGCTGGACGTGGTCAACGCCGCGCCCGACGGCTATACGCTGCTGATGGGGCCGACGAACAACTTCGTCATCAACCAGTTCCTGTTCCCGAAGATGGGCTTCGATCCGCTGGCGGCGCTGACGCCGGTCAGCCTGCTGGTCGAGCAGCCCTATCTGGTCACGATCGCGGGCGCGCTGCCGGCCCGCGACTATGCCGGATTCGCCGACTACGCCAAGGCCCATCCGGGCAAGCTGAACTACGGATCGCCGGGCGCGGGTACCGTGCCCCACGTGTCCGCGCTGATGCTGTCGGACCAGCTGGGCGCGCGCATGGTCCATGTGCCCTATAAGGGCTCGCAGCCCGGTGTGCAGGCGCTGGTCGCCAACGACGTGCAACTGCTGATCGCCAGCTACGGCATCGTCGCCGGGCAGGTCGCGGCGGGGCGCATCCGCGCCGTGGCGGTGGCCGCCGACCAGCGGCTGCCGGCCCTGCCGCAGGTCCCGACCACGGGCGAGGTCGGCCTGCCGCCGGGCGTCATCCTGGCCAACTGGTGGGGCATCGCGGCGCCGCGCGGCACCGACCCGGCCATCGTCGAGCGGCTGGCCGGCGCTTTCCGCGCGGCGGTCAATGATCCGGACGTGCAGCGCAAGTTCGTCGAGCAAGGCACGCTGCCGATCGCGAATTCTCCCGCGCAGTTCGCCGGCCGTCTGCGGGACGAAGCGCGCGCCTGGAAGGACATCATCGCCCGGACCGGCGTGACGATAGAGTGA
- a CDS encoding MarR family winged helix-turn-helix transcriptional regulator, giving the protein MQPEPDHELPADAGSTRDEPDPLLVMYSMPGHLIRRAKQKTTLAFAPITRRFNLTPIQYVVLKTISIRPGVDQAELGDIVGLDTSTTGQVAARLEQRSLIVRRPDGRRQRVEASAEGLALLEQLGPMLEEIQDEVVQPLTAKERQQLLRLLSKMLGVATLYYRPKPRGRRRAPRDPDAAG; this is encoded by the coding sequence ATGCAGCCCGAACCCGACCACGAACTGCCGGCCGACGCCGGCTCTACGCGCGACGAGCCCGATCCGCTGCTGGTCATGTACAGCATGCCGGGGCACCTGATCCGGCGCGCCAAGCAGAAGACCACGCTGGCCTTCGCGCCCATCACCCGGCGCTTCAACCTCACGCCCATCCAGTACGTCGTGCTCAAGACGATCTCGATACGGCCCGGTGTGGACCAGGCCGAACTGGGCGACATCGTGGGGCTCGATACCTCGACCACCGGACAGGTGGCCGCCCGGCTGGAACAACGCTCGTTGATCGTGCGCCGGCCCGACGGCCGGCGCCAGCGCGTGGAAGCCTCGGCCGAAGGCCTGGCGCTGCTCGAGCAGCTGGGGCCGATGCTGGAGGAAATTCAGGACGAGGTCGTCCAGCCTCTTACGGCCAAGGAAAGACAACAACTGCTGCGGCTGTTGTCCAAGATGCTGGGCGTGGCCACGCTGTACTACCGGCCCAAGCCACGCGGACGGCGGCGCGCGCCGCGCGATCCGGACGCGGCGGGCTGA
- a CDS encoding gamma-glutamyltransferase family protein: MDLDYALPYPSQRSPVLARNVVCASQPLAAQAGLRMLLQGGNAVDAAVAAAIASTVVEPTANGVGSDAFAVVWDGANLHGLNASGRAPAAWEAARFAGGQTMPRRGWDSVTVPGVVSSWAALSRRFGALPFERLFEPAVDYARRGFAVSPLIAALWHRIAPNYADQPGFAEAFLPGGRAPAAGEIFRNAPLAGTLEAIAATGGEAFYRGALAEALVAHAARHGGAMTRDDLAAHEAHWCGTLSQRIGDVDVHEIPPNTQGIATLIALGILARHDPRRHAVDSVEAMHLQIEAMKLAFADVEAFVGDPASMQIDPRSLLADDYLDARAALIDPARAGDFGAGAPRQGGTVYLAAADAAGMMVSFIQSNYEGFGSGVVVPGTGISLQNRGMGFSLRPGHPNLVGSRRLPLHTIIPGFAMRAGQPAMSFGVMGGPMQAQGHLQLAVRTQLYGQNPQAASDAPRWQVVSGRKVLVEAGMPEAIVAGLLARGHEVRRESPQAAFAFGGAQLILRGDDGYVAGSDHRKDGAAVGF, from the coding sequence ATGGATCTCGACTACGCATTGCCTTATCCGTCGCAGCGTTCGCCGGTGCTGGCGCGCAACGTGGTGTGCGCCTCGCAGCCGCTGGCGGCGCAGGCCGGGCTGCGCATGCTGCTGCAAGGCGGCAACGCCGTCGATGCGGCGGTGGCGGCGGCCATCGCTTCCACGGTGGTCGAGCCCACCGCCAACGGCGTGGGCAGCGATGCCTTCGCGGTGGTCTGGGACGGCGCGAACCTGCATGGGCTCAATGCCAGCGGCCGCGCGCCGGCCGCCTGGGAGGCGGCGCGCTTCGCCGGGGGCCAGACCATGCCGCGCCGCGGCTGGGACAGCGTCACGGTGCCGGGCGTGGTGTCGTCATGGGCGGCGCTGAGCCGGCGCTTCGGCGCGCTGCCTTTCGAGCGCCTGTTCGAGCCGGCGGTGGACTATGCGCGGCGGGGGTTCGCGGTCAGTCCGCTGATCGCCGCGCTGTGGCATCGCATCGCGCCCAACTATGCCGACCAGCCGGGTTTCGCCGAAGCCTTCCTGCCTGGCGGGCGCGCGCCGGCCGCCGGCGAGATCTTCCGCAACGCGCCGTTGGCCGGCACGCTGGAGGCCATCGCCGCCACGGGCGGCGAGGCCTTCTACCGGGGCGCACTGGCCGAGGCCCTGGTCGCGCATGCCGCGCGCCACGGCGGCGCGATGACGCGGGACGACCTGGCGGCGCACGAAGCGCACTGGTGCGGCACGCTGTCGCAGCGCATCGGCGACGTCGACGTGCACGAGATTCCGCCCAATACGCAGGGCATCGCCACGCTGATCGCGCTGGGCATCCTGGCGCGCCACGACCCGCGGCGGCACGCGGTCGACAGCGTCGAAGCCATGCATCTGCAGATCGAGGCGATGAAACTGGCGTTCGCCGACGTCGAGGCCTTCGTCGGCGATCCGGCCTCGATGCAGATCGACCCGCGGTCGCTGCTGGCGGACGACTACCTGGATGCGCGCGCGGCGCTGATCGATCCGGCGCGCGCCGGCGATTTCGGCGCGGGCGCGCCGCGCCAGGGCGGCACGGTCTATCTGGCCGCGGCCGACGCGGCGGGCATGATGGTCTCGTTCATCCAGTCCAACTACGAGGGCTTCGGTTCGGGCGTGGTCGTGCCCGGCACCGGCATCAGCCTGCAGAACCGCGGCATGGGTTTCTCGCTGCGGCCCGGGCATCCCAATCTGGTGGGGTCGCGGCGGCTGCCGCTGCACACCATCATTCCCGGCTTCGCGATGCGCGCGGGCCAGCCCGCGATGAGCTTCGGCGTGATGGGCGGGCCGATGCAGGCGCAAGGGCATCTGCAGCTGGCCGTGCGCACGCAGCTGTACGGCCAGAACCCGCAGGCTGCGTCCGACGCGCCGCGCTGGCAGGTGGTGTCGGGACGCAAGGTGCTGGTCGAGGCCGGCATGCCGGAAGCCATCGTGGCGGGCCTGCTCGCGCGCGGCCACGAAGTGCGGCGGGAATCGCCGCAGGCCGCTTTCGCGTTCGGCGGCGCGCAGTTGATCCTGCGTGGCGACGACGGCTATGTGGCGGGATCGGACCATCGCAAGGACGGCGCGGCCGTCGGCTTTTGA
- a CDS encoding Xaa-Pro peptidase family protein, which produces MSVPRQEFESRMARARAEMARAGMDGLVVTDPVGFYYFTGEKASPGRPAAFVLPAEGEPALVNWSGPDMFARLYRRPGNPCVADRRIYPEVPFDREPATDWGLRDILAERGLHAARLGIELGNEPRLGLGLADLDRLRGELPGIRWVDASPVIWACRMIKSEWEIEQLRQACAIGSRAWGQCLESLDEGVTQRAVQQRIMALYAELGADLDSGPPVALGATGPGGAFRRGDILYLDGGCSVNGYKMDITRRAVFGAPSARQQGEHDGMWEILFQVMEKIRPGVTTASVFEYSQSLLARTGWTNYSDHSAKRIGHGIGLVNEPPYINAFDTHVFQEGMSITPEPKIETQEGLLNAEEHVIVRAQGCEIISGSLDWRLHTISL; this is translated from the coding sequence GTGAGCGTGCCACGGCAGGAATTCGAATCGAGGATGGCCCGCGCGCGGGCGGAAATGGCGCGCGCCGGCATGGACGGGCTGGTGGTTACCGATCCCGTGGGCTTCTACTACTTCACCGGCGAGAAGGCCAGCCCAGGCCGCCCGGCGGCCTTCGTGCTGCCGGCCGAGGGCGAACCGGCCCTGGTGAACTGGAGCGGCCCGGACATGTTCGCGCGCCTGTACCGCCGGCCGGGCAATCCCTGCGTGGCCGACCGGCGTATCTACCCCGAGGTGCCGTTCGACCGCGAGCCGGCCACCGACTGGGGGCTGCGCGACATCCTGGCCGAACGCGGGCTGCACGCCGCGCGGCTGGGCATCGAGCTGGGCAACGAACCCCGGCTGGGCCTGGGGCTGGCGGATCTCGACCGCCTGCGCGGCGAGCTGCCCGGCATACGCTGGGTCGATGCCTCGCCGGTGATCTGGGCCTGTCGCATGATCAAGTCCGAATGGGAGATCGAGCAGCTGCGGCAGGCGTGCGCGATCGGATCGCGGGCCTGGGGGCAATGCCTGGAATCCTTGGACGAGGGCGTGACGCAGCGCGCGGTCCAGCAGCGCATCATGGCCCTGTACGCCGAACTGGGCGCGGACCTGGATTCGGGGCCGCCGGTGGCGCTGGGCGCCACGGGTCCCGGCGGCGCGTTCCGGCGCGGGGACATCCTGTACCTGGACGGTGGCTGCAGCGTCAACGGCTACAAGATGGACATCACGCGGCGCGCGGTGTTCGGCGCGCCCAGCGCGCGCCAGCAGGGCGAGCACGACGGCATGTGGGAAATCCTCTTCCAGGTGATGGAGAAGATCCGGCCCGGCGTCACGACCGCATCGGTGTTCGAGTATTCGCAGTCGCTGCTGGCCCGGACCGGCTGGACCAACTACTCGGACCATTCCGCCAAGCGCATCGGCCATGGCATCGGGCTGGTCAACGAGCCGCCCTACATCAACGCGTTCGATACGCACGTGTTCCAGGAAGGCATGAGCATCACGCCGGAACCCAAGATCGAGACGCAGGAAGGGCTGCTGAACGCGGAAGAGCACGTGATCGTGCGCGCGCAGGGGTGCGAGATCATCTCGGGCTCCCTGGACTGGCGGCTGCACACCATTTCCCTGTGA
- a CDS encoding ornithine cyclodeaminase family protein: protein MPAAIRPLLLSATDVAHCAPPLADVIRVVEDTYRRDAAGEVEVPAKVALHPHGPSSFLHAMPAWVGGQQALGMKWVSFFPGNARHGAPDSSALIVLNDPLTGVPVAIMDGMWITYARTGACAALAARYCANPAPRRVGLVGCGGLGEWSLRCLAALFPSIAEVFVASQRPASRADFCARMAGQGPWTLTPVDEIRQAVQDMDIVVSSVPKLQTHPIAAEWWSPGTVLIPLDITGSWDDATYGRADRVVCDHRDNLARAFERYRPGLAIDDARGVGMQDIVSGRAPGRAAATDRVMAFMTGIGSIDVAVAWDIYRRADEQNRGQRFDLA from the coding sequence ATGCCCGCCGCCATACGCCCGCTCCTGCTGTCGGCCACCGACGTCGCGCATTGCGCGCCGCCGCTGGCCGACGTCATCCGCGTCGTCGAGGACACCTATCGCCGCGATGCGGCGGGGGAAGTCGAGGTGCCGGCCAAGGTCGCGCTGCACCCGCACGGCCCGTCGAGCTTCCTGCACGCCATGCCGGCCTGGGTGGGCGGCCAGCAGGCGCTGGGTATGAAGTGGGTGTCGTTCTTTCCGGGCAATGCCCGGCATGGCGCGCCGGACTCCAGCGCGCTGATCGTGCTGAACGATCCGCTTACCGGCGTGCCGGTGGCCATCATGGACGGGATGTGGATCACCTACGCCCGCACCGGCGCCTGCGCCGCGCTGGCGGCCAGGTATTGCGCGAACCCGGCGCCGCGCCGCGTCGGCCTGGTGGGCTGCGGCGGCCTGGGCGAGTGGTCCCTGCGCTGCCTGGCGGCGCTGTTTCCCTCGATCGCGGAAGTATTCGTGGCTTCGCAGCGCCCCGCCTCGCGGGCGGACTTCTGCGCGCGCATGGCGGGCCAGGGGCCGTGGACGCTGACGCCGGTGGACGAGATCCGGCAGGCCGTGCAGGACATGGACATCGTGGTGTCTTCCGTGCCCAAGCTCCAGACGCATCCCATCGCGGCCGAATGGTGGTCGCCGGGCACGGTGCTGATCCCGCTCGACATCACGGGCTCGTGGGACGACGCCACCTATGGGCGGGCCGACCGCGTGGTGTGCGACCACCGGGACAACCTGGCGCGCGCCTTCGAGCGCTACCGGCCGGGGCTGGCCATCGACGACGCCCGCGGCGTCGGCATGCAGGACATCGTGAGCGGCCGCGCCCCGGGCCGGGCCGCCGCGACGGATCGGGTCATGGCTTTCATGACCGGCATAGGCAGCATAGACGTGGCGGTGGCGTGGGACATCTACCGCCGCGCCGACGAGCAGAACCGGGGACAGCGCTTCGACCTGGCCTAG